One segment of Cutaneotrichosporon cavernicola HIS019 DNA, chromosome: 4 DNA contains the following:
- a CDS encoding uncharacterized protein (Aminotransferase class I and II) — translation MSPIAAQPVPTNSVANGKPNGDVSQASSAGSTSSVGDRYSLQPASGIPHLPDEPVGCNTLMGCFSHLTLCTDSGPRFPPGPRPAPSTPLGTREEQRRIYLGPKLSTRATGGPDAGPLIERFSCLFKDQYNCKSNPRGIVSLGVAENFLLEKECLEYFTDAFKNNFLASDLSYGDGLWGSRRINRALSSFMNEYFDPAHTVQPDQLITGVGCSAVLDQLFYTLVDEGEAVLLAAPYYTGFDRDLIGRSRVNLVPVELPAGDDAFSPASLAHFEAKADELAAQGVTVRAVIVCNPHNPLGRTYSRETLLAYARFCEDRDLHLVSDEIYAMSVWDNSAFPHALPFTSMLSLDVEKEVNAEVGGGFTFDRARLHVVYGMSKDFCANGLRVGALVSQANPLLLRAMASTSMLMKISSPADVIWSSLLSDDDKLAEFIALNRSRLTEAGTYVRNWFETRGVPVAHSNAGNFVWVDIGARLGFRDAKEEKRIFQRLLDGGVYVAPGTAYHNPEAGWFRITFSVARDNLDVGLGKIERLLDLRPVKA, via the exons ATGTCTCCCATCGCCGCCCAACCCGTACCCACCAACTCGGTTGCCAATGGCAAGCCTAACGGCGACGTGTCGCAagcctcgtcggcgggctcgacgtcctcggtTGGTGACCGCTACTCTCTCCAGCCTGCCAGCGGTATCCCGCACCTCCCAGATGAGCCTGTGGGCTGCAACACGCTCATGGGCTGCTTCTCCCACCTGACACTGTGTACCGATTCTGGACCTCGGTTCCCTCCCGGACCTCGGCCCGCGCCGTCCACCCCCCTCGGGACGAGGGAGGAACAACGCAGGATCTACCTCGGTCCCAAGCTCAGTacgcgcgcgacgggcgGTCCCGATGCCGGGCCCCTGATTGAGCGGTTTAGCTGTTTGTTCAAGGACC aaTACAACTGCAAGTCTAACCCTCGCGGAATCGTGtctctcggcgtcgccgagaacttcctcctcgagaaggagtgCCTCGAGTACTTTACCGACGCGTTCAAGAACAACTTCCTCGCATCCGACTTGAGCTACGGCGATGGACTGTGGGGTAGCCGGCGCATCAACCGCGCGCTCTCATCGTTCATGAACGA ATACTTTGACCCCGCGCACACGGTCCAGCCCGACCAGCTAATCACCGGTGTAGGCTGCTCTGCCGTCCTTGACCAGCTATTCTACACCCTCGTagacgagggcgaggcagtcctcctcgctgcaCCATACTACACGGGCTTTGACCGTGACCTGATCGGCCGCTCGcgcgtcaacctcgtccCCGTAGAGCTCCCtgccggcgacgacgcctTCTCTCCCGCCTCTCTCGCCCATTTCGAAGCCAAGGCAGACGAACTCGCAGCTCAGGGAGTCACCGTCCGCGCAGTCATCGTGTGTAACCCCCACAACCCGCTCGGTAGGACATACTCGCGCGAGACGCTGCTCGCATACGCCCGCTTCTGCGAGGACCGCgacctccatctcgtcaGCGACGAGATCTACGCCATGAGCGTATGGGACAACTCTGCTTTCCCGCACGCCCTGCCGTTTACGTCTATGCTCTCCCTTGatgtcgagaaggaggtcaACGCTGAGGTCGGGGGTGGGTTCACGTTCGACCGCGCTCGCCTGCACGTCGTTTATGGGATGAGCAAGGATTTCTGCGCAAACGGCCTCCGGGTTGGCGCGCTCGTTAGCCAGGCTAACCCACTCCTCTTGCGCGCCATGGCTAGCACATCCATGCTCATGAAGATCTCGTCGCCTGCCGACGTCATCTGGTCGTCACTGCTTTCCGACGAtgacaagctcgccgagttTATCGCTCTCAACCGCTCCCGCCTTACCGAGGCCGGTACATATGTGCGCAACTGGTTTGAGACTCGCGGCGTTCCTGTTGCACACTCGAACGCGGGGAACTTTGTCTGGGTTGACATTGGAGCGCGCCTCGGCTTCCGtgacgccaaggaggagaagcgcatCTTCCAGCGCCTGCTCGATGGCGGCGTCTACGTTGCGCCGGGTACAGCGTACCACAACCCCGAGGCCGGCTGGTTCCGGATCACGTTCTCGGTAGCGcgcgacaacctcgacgtcggcctcggtaagatcgagcgcctcctcgacctgcggCCCGTCAAGGCGTAA
- a CDS encoding uncharacterized protein (Four repeated domains in the Fasciclin I family of proteins, present in many other contexts): MRLATLVFAPLAHAFVIPFEWDVRWTTNAVESVLGEKQTIWKMIKDDDKYTRIVRILEFEGSVKKELDKDALITFFAPNNEGLTPPKHRTEEVPSLSYVAQALDEEPWLLDDGGDDDDDKDKKRRRKILKRIAHAVLKYHILPDSHDAASLAQNSTMATTLHPHDGSADGLARRIHIGKELVPPGISINFYARVKSSAGASNGQVHELAHPLFPPASVFDEMFIASRWLSTSTSAIQRVGGAKYLEWGYDREKSKPGKPVFSGTPLTTFFAPSNQAWNCLPHRLHLFLFSQFGRHALRKLLMYHAVPHTLVHAELVHHAEHKKAEAELGSLNDPSFRHEFEVHSALGSPLKIVAEKKRVLPIEGAVVTSMTVNGVSVKVLDVVASNGAWHILDKVLCPPHKHKPHMADTDPWDDWEDWFLTWAEDARIQGW, translated from the exons ATGAGGCTCGCCACACTAGTATTTGCACCGCTGGCGCACGCGTTCGTGATCCCCTTCGAGTGGGATGTACGCTGGACCACGAATGCGGTCGAGAGCGTTCTCGGTGAGAAGCAGACGATTTGGAAGATGATCAAGGACGATGACAAGTACACGCGCATCGTGCGGATCCTCGAG TTTGAGGGCTCGGtcaagaaggagctcgacaaggatGCGCTTATAACGTTCTTTGCGCCGAACAATGAGGGTCTTACTCCCCCGAAACACCGCACCGAGGAAGTACCCTCGCTCTCGTATGTCGCTCAAGCCCTAGACGAGGAGCCGTggctgctcgacgacggcggtgacgacgacgacgataAGGATAAGAAGAGGCGCCGCAAGATCCTGAAGCGCATCGCACACGCCGTGCTCAAGTACCACATTCTGCCGGATTCGCACGACGCAGCGTCCCTCGCGCAGAACAGCACGATGGCGACAACGCTCCACCCGCATGACGGGAGCGCGGACGGCCTAGCCCGCCGCATCCATATTGGCAAGGAGCTTGTCCCTCCTGGAATCAGCATCAACTTCTATGCACGGGTCAAGAGCTCGGCCGGGGCGTCTAACGGGCAGGtgcacgagctcgcgcacccTCTCTTCCCGCCCGCGTCGGTCTTTGACGAGATGTTCATCGCGTCGCGCTGGCTCTCGACTTCGACGTCTGCGATCCAGCGCGTCGGAGGGGCCAAATACCTCGAGTGGGGGTATGACCGGGAGAAGAGCAAGCCTGGGAAGCCCGTGTTCTCGGGTACGCCTCTGACAACGTTCTTCGCTCCGTCGAACCAGGCGTGGAACTGCCTCCCACACCGCCTGCACCTGTTCCTCTTCTCCCAGTTTGGACGGCACGCGctgcgcaagctcctcaTGTACCATGCTGTACCGCATACGCTCGTGCACGCCGAACTGGTTCACCACGCCGAGCacaagaaggccgaggctgagctTGGCTCATTGAACGACCCGAGCTTCCGCCACGAATTCGAGGTCCACTCTGCCCTCGGCTCACCACTCAAGATCGTCGCGGAAAAGAAACGCGTCCTCCCCATCGAAGGGGCTGTCGTCACTTCCATGACTGTCAACGGGGTTAGCGTCAAGGTCCTAGACGTAGTCGCCTCGAATGGAGCGTGGCATatcctcgacaaggtccTCTGTCCGCCACACAAGCACAAGCCGCATATGGCCGACACTGATCCCTGGGATGACTGGGAGGACTGGTTCCTTACCTGGGCGGAGGACGCCCGCATCCAGGGATGGTGA
- the MDR1 gene encoding uncharacterized protein (Major Facilitator Superfamily): MKDLLRETPFGTLVRLVAPSAFPYPEEEPTFTVPEVYRPRGALGVFDESDRTLVSSTTDTPKPKESDSDASTTAEYALRAFEATPVPKGMYDPFAERTAHAIDLAPDGTVLVTWYGPDDPSNPQNWSRGKKAWAGFVIMYYTFAIYAGSSIVAFAFEDVANHFNVSTIVAALLLTLFVAGYAVGPLFLAPLSEIASIGRNPPYVVSMFLFCILQVPSALTPSFAGLCVLRFLAGFMGSPPLATGGASLTDIFSPQKAGYALGLYGVAVGVAPAIAPMLSGFAIERWGWEWAFWEMLMIGGLGFLLLFFGLPETNADTILYKRAARLRTLTQSDNLLCESEILDAEKTFSGVMYEALARPLEMTVREPIVLAINLYVGLTYAILYSYFESYPLVFHMGYGWSLGMAGLPLLALTVGGMLSYAVYCIWSIYVWEPQYVAAKGRLVPEAYLPLSLYGAWCYPICLFWFAWTANRTHWVSPMLAAGLFGLADCWSFMPYLNYLCVAYPKYAASALASNDFVRSMMGAAMPIVAYPLFNNLGIAWGNSVLGFASAAFVPIPFLLYWYGPALRARSPMATHIGTSKDPLWVAERPDAEARAE; encoded by the coding sequence ATGAAGGACCTCCTCAGAGAGACGCCCTTCGGCACACTcgtgcgcctcgtcgcacCAAGCGCCTTCCCCTACCCAGAGGAAGAACCAACCTTTACGGTTCCCGAGGTGTATCGCCCCCGGGGAGCTCTCGGCGTTTTCGACGAATCCGACCGCACCTTGGTCTCGTCGACAACCGACACCCCGAAACCCAAGGAGTCCGACTCAGATGCCTCGACCACCGCAGAGTACGCGTTACGCGCGTTCGAAGCAACTCCCGTCCCCAAGGGGATGTATGATCCCTTTGCTGAGCGTACCGCACACGCTATCGATCTCGCACCCGACGGTaccgtcctcgtcacgtGGTATGGGCCAGACGACCCGTCCAACCCCCAGAATTGGAGCCGGGGGAAGAAGGCCTGGGCTGGCTTCGTCATCATGTACTACACGTTCGCGATCTACGCCGGCTCGTCGATTGTCGCATTCGCATTCGAAGACGTGGCAAACCACTTTAATGTATCGAccatcgtcgccgcgctgctTCTCACCCTCTTCGTGGCCGGATACGCTGTCGGCCCACTCTTCCTTGCTCCGCTTTCCGAGATTGCCTCGATCGGCCGCAACCCACCCTACGTGGTGTCCATGTTCCTCTTCTGCATTTTACAGGTACCCAGCGCACTCACTCCCTCCTTTGCCGGGCTATGCGTCCtccgcttcctcgccgGCTTTATGGGTTCGCCTCCCCTCGCTACAGGCGGCGCGTCTCTCACCGACATTTTCTCGCCTCAGAAGGCAGGGTACGCCCTTGGCCTTTACGGTGTCGCGGTGGGGGTTGCGCCTGCCATCGCGCCAATGCTCTCGGGCTTTGCAATTGAGAGGTGGGGCTGGGAATGGGCTTTCTGGGAGATGCTCATGATCGGTGGActcggcttcctcctcctcttctttGGACTTCCTGAGACCAATGCCGACACGATTCTCTACAAGCGTGCCGCTCGGTTACGCACCCTCACGCAGAGCGACAACCTACTATGCGAGAGCGAGATTCTCGACGCCGAAAAGACGTTCTCGGGCGTCATGTACGAAGCGCTCGCCCGCCCCCTCGAGATGACGGTGCGCGAACCAAttgtcctcgccatcaacCTATACGTTGGGCTCACCTACGCCATTCTCTACTCGTACTTTGAGAGTTACCCGCTCGTCTTCCACATGGGCTACGGTTGGAGTCTCGGTATGGCCGGTCTCCCTCTCCTAGCCCTGACTGTCGGCGGTATGTTGTCTTATGCGGTATACTGCATCTGGTCAATCTACGTCTGGGAACCACAGTATGTGGCCGCCAAAGGCCGCCTCGTCCCCGAAGCATACCTCCCCCTCTCACTATATGGGGCGTGGTGTTACCCCATCTGCCTCTTCTGGTTCGCATGGACAGCAAACAGGACACACTGGGTTTCGCCAATGCTGGCGGCGGGTCTGTTCGGCCTGGCAGACTGCTGGTCATTCATGCCCTACCTCAACTACCTCTGTGTCGCGTATCCCAAATACGCAGCCAGCGCTCTGGCCAGTAACGACTTTGTGCGCTCCATGATGGGTGCGGCTATGCCTATTGTCGCTTACCCGCTGTTCAAcaacctcggcatcgcGTGGGGCAACTCTGTGCTTGGTTTCGCATCGGCTGCGTTCGTTCCCATCCCATTCCTCCTGTATTGGTACGGCCCGGCACTGCGCGCTCGCTCCCCAATGGCAACGCATATTGGCACGAGCAAGGACCCGCTGTGGGTCGCTGAGCGTCCAGACGCTGAGGCACGTGCCGAGTGA
- a CDS encoding uncharacterized protein (Transcriptional regulator, MarR family with acetyltransferase activity): protein MTTNGITPSEEDIHALRAFNRFYTRQAGVLGPYLSSDLSLTDVRVLYELAHPADGAPTATEIARTLGHDNGYLSRILKRFEARGWLLRTPHPRDGRQSLLSLTQAGLDAFAPLEGRSHAQAGDMLAALGPSERDELMGALSTVRRLLDDSVVKEEVKELETKDEVTFRGLQPGDIGWVAMIHGAQYFAEYGWGRDFEILAAQVVIDFARDKDPRMRSWIAERGGERVGCVFMMRGRDDETAKLRLLCLTPGARGAGLGARLVDEVLAHARAMGFKRLELWTHSCLTAARDIYGRRGFVLTESNPYVAEGGIELVGENWEVEL, encoded by the coding sequence ATGACAACCAACGGCATCACTCCCAGCGAAGAGGACATCCACGCGCTCCGCGCCTTCAACCGCTTCTACACGCGCCAGGCCGGCGTGCTTGGCCCGTACCTGTCGTCGGACCTATCTCTGACCGACGTGCGTGTACTATACGAGCTCGCCCACCCTGCCGACGGCGCGCCCACGGCCACCGAGATCGCTCGTACCCTCGGTCACGATAACGGATACCTCAGCCGTATCCTCAAGCGGTTCGAGGCGCGCGGATGGCTCCTCCGTACTCCGCATCCCCGCGACGGGCGTCAGAGTCTTCTTTCCCTCACCCAGGCTGGACTGGACGCCTTTGCTCCCCTCGAGGGACGAAGCCACGCGCAGGCGGGCGACATGCTCGCGGCCCTAGGGCCCTCCGAGAGGGATGAGTTGATGGGCGCCCTCTCGACTGTGAGGCGGCTGCTCGACGACTCggtcgtcaaggaggaggtcaaAGAACTGGAGACCAAGGATGAGGTAACCTTCCGCGGTCTGCAGCCGGGCGATATTGGTTGGGTCGCGATGATCCACGGCGCCCAGTATTTCGCCGAGTACGGGTGGGGCCGCGACTTTGAGATCTTGGCCGCGCAGGTCGTTATTGACTTTGCGCGCGACAAGGATCCGCGCATGCGTTCGTGgatcgccgagcgcggAGGCGAGCGGGTTGGATGCGTGTTCATGATGCGtggacgcgacgacgagacggcAAAGCTGAGGCTACTCTGCCTCACTCCCGGCGCCAGAGGGGCTGGCCTTGGTGCTCGactggtcgacgaggtgctcgcgCATGCACGCGCGATGGGGTTTAAGCGCCTCGAGTTATGGACGCATTCGTGTCTCACCGCCGCACGGGACATATatgggcggcgcgggttCGTGCTCACTGAATCCAACCCGTATGTCGCTGAGGGTGGGATCGAGCTGGTCGGTGAGAACTGGGAGGTAGAGTTGTAG
- the asa1 gene encoding uncharacterized protein (WD40 repeats), with the protein MACQGRDSAVRFYAPLTEGKPELEREMPANALNFCAFSLAHLPSGGKEEALMALPNLSDSELIDIYAVPSLDRIGAAVNFVPRAKDGRTGLVMALHIAVLPGEEERIALLAAYEDGRVELWTCSLTALLARPKEWDGRKAADGLWTRVWEGKAHNEAVMAMAVDREFARAFTVSADHRVVRVDLAAALAGGEAIKAYSTQQIGNAALAVSGDGRILAVGGWDGKIRLFSAATLKPLGTLAYHRESVQALAWGSPEPAPQSRGTPTLGDSDSDSEDGGEADAGDPANWLASGAKDRRIALWNIDIAR; encoded by the exons ATGGCGTG ccaAGGACGCGATAGCGCTGTCCGGTTCTACGCCCCCCTCACCGAGGGCAagcccgagctcgagcgcgagatgccCGCCAACGCGCTCAACTTTTGCGCCTTCTCCCTCGCTCACCTCCCTAGCggtgggaaggaggaggcacTAATGGCACTTCCGAACCTGAGCGACTCGGAACTT ATCGACATCTATGCCGTGCCGTCGCTCGACAGGATCGGGGCGGCTGTCAACTTCGTCCCCCGTGCCAAAGACGGACGGACCGGTCTGGTTATGGCACTGCATATCGCTGTCCTCCcaggagaggaggagaggatagccctcctcgcagcatacgaggacggccgcgtcgagctgtGGACGTGTTCCCtcaccgccctcctcgcacGCCCGAAGGAGTGGGATGGGCGCAAAGCGGCCGATGGGCTGTGGACGCGGGTGTGGGAGGGCAAGGCACATAACGAGGCTG TCATGGCCATGGCGGTGGACCGCGAGTTCGCGCGGGCGTTCACGGTCAGCGCTGACCACCGGGTTGtgcgcgtcgacctcgctgCG gcCCTTGCTGGCGGGGAAGCGATCAAGGCGTATTCCACGCAGCAGATTGGTAACGCAGCGCTTGCGGTGTCGGGCGACGGGCGTATCCTCGCTGTTGGCGGATGGGACGGGAA aaTCCGCTTGTTCTCAGCGGCAACACTCAAACCTCTCGGCACGCTCGCGTACCACCGCGAGTCAGTGCAGGCTCTGGCTTGGGGTAGCCCTGAGCCTGCGCCACAAAGCCGCGGCACTCCAACTctcggcgacagcgactCGGACAGCGAAGATGGGGGGGAAGCCGACGCAGGAGATCCTGCGAACTGGCTCGCAAGCGGCGCCAAAGACAGACGCATCGCGCTCTGGAACATAGACATTGCGCGATAG